One part of the Prochlorococcus marinus str. MIT 9313 genome encodes these proteins:
- the pstA gene encoding phosphate ABC transporter permease PstA, with protein MKSMTSEAISTSGDLSSNLYYKPGLRRNRINRICTILSGLFSSVAILPLILVLTYVIFKGATRLSISLFTMLPPPPGLDGGGIGNAILGTIIVTSIAGMIAIPVGVGGGIYLAEYAREGPFSRFIRFGTNVLSGVPSIITGVFVYDIIVSSRVIIGSSYSAIAGGVALSILMLPTVIKTTDEGLKLVPDNLRKGALGVGASKFVTISHITLPMAFTPIATGVVLSVARAAGETAPLIFTALFSYFWPSGSDAFFNPIATLSVLIYNFSTQPYQVQNELAWAASFVLVVFILAMNILSRWIGHLTSK; from the coding sequence ATGAAATCAATGACTAGCGAAGCGATTTCAACAAGTGGGGATCTATCCTCCAATCTTTACTACAAGCCAGGCTTGAGGCGTAATAGAATTAATAGAATTTGCACAATATTATCGGGATTATTTTCATCCGTAGCCATTCTGCCACTAATTCTTGTTTTAACCTATGTAATTTTCAAAGGAGCAACCAGATTAAGTATCTCTCTTTTTACTATGCTTCCGCCTCCCCCAGGACTCGATGGCGGAGGTATTGGCAACGCAATCCTCGGAACTATTATTGTCACCTCCATAGCCGGAATGATCGCTATACCTGTTGGTGTTGGTGGAGGTATCTACCTTGCCGAATATGCACGTGAAGGACCATTCTCTAGATTTATACGTTTTGGAACCAATGTTCTTTCAGGTGTTCCTTCAATTATTACTGGCGTCTTTGTCTACGATATAATTGTCTCTTCACGGGTCATTATTGGCAGTTCATACAGTGCGATAGCTGGCGGAGTAGCACTCTCAATCCTGATGTTGCCAACAGTGATAAAAACCACTGATGAAGGCCTAAAACTGGTACCAGATAACCTTCGCAAAGGTGCACTTGGAGTAGGCGCCTCTAAATTTGTTACCATATCCCACATTACATTGCCAATGGCATTTACTCCAATCGCTACAGGAGTCGTTCTTTCAGTTGCTCGGGCAGCTGGTGAAACAGCACCATTGATTTTTACAGCACTCTTTTCATATTTTTGGCCTAGTGGTTCAGATGCTTTCTTCAATCCAATCGCGACACTTTCGGTTTTGATTTATAATTTTTCAACTCAACCCTATCAAGTTCAGAATGAATTGGCTTGGGCAGCATCATTTGTTCTTGTAGTATTTATTCTCGCGATGAATATCCTTTCACGCTGGATTGGCCACTTAACCTCAAAATGA
- the pstC gene encoding phosphate ABC transporter permease subunit PstC yields the protein MPTGVQKELYVLRRRPAYEKFVDSSFRTIAISMASMVALILVAILIVVFWGSLESMGRYGWKFLVTSNWNPVDDEYGVLTAIYGTAVTSLLSLLIAIPLGVGTAIFITESFIPTRAKNIIGVMIELLAAIPSVVLGLWAIFVMEPFLRPLLSFLYIYFGWIPFFSTQPMGPGMTPAILILVVMILPIITAISRDSLNQVPISLRQAAYGVGATRWSTIINVILPAAISGIAGGVLLALGRAMGETMAVTMIIGNSNNFSWSLLGPGNTIAAMLANQFGEADGTQVSSLYYAAFILMVITLAVNIVSQWMVKRLSLKY from the coding sequence ATGCCAACTGGTGTGCAGAAAGAGCTGTACGTGCTCAGAAGACGTCCAGCTTATGAAAAATTCGTCGACAGCAGCTTTAGAACTATCGCCATATCAATGGCATCCATGGTTGCACTGATACTTGTAGCGATCCTGATCGTTGTCTTTTGGGGGTCACTTGAATCGATGGGGCGCTACGGGTGGAAATTTCTAGTTACATCAAATTGGAACCCTGTTGATGATGAGTACGGAGTGTTAACCGCCATCTATGGAACAGCAGTAACCTCATTGCTTTCACTATTAATTGCGATTCCTCTAGGTGTTGGAACAGCAATTTTTATAACCGAAAGCTTTATACCTACAAGAGCTAAAAACATCATAGGAGTAATGATTGAACTACTAGCGGCCATTCCATCTGTGGTACTTGGCCTATGGGCAATCTTTGTAATGGAGCCCTTCCTAAGACCTTTGCTTTCTTTCCTGTATATATATTTTGGCTGGATTCCATTTTTTAGTACTCAGCCAATGGGGCCTGGAATGACTCCAGCGATCTTGATACTTGTTGTGATGATACTTCCTATCATTACAGCTATTTCAAGAGACTCACTCAATCAAGTACCAATTAGCCTGCGTCAAGCAGCTTATGGGGTTGGAGCAACACGCTGGAGCACTATCATTAATGTCATTCTACCAGCGGCAATTTCGGGCATTGCTGGAGGCGTACTACTCGCTCTGGGAAGAGCCATGGGTGAAACAATGGCAGTAACAATGATTATAGGGAATTCCAATAATTTTAGCTGGTCATTGCTTGGCCCAGGCAACACAATCGCTGCGATGTTAGCCAATCAGTTTGGAGAAGCAGATGGAACTCAGGTCTCATCACTTTATTATGCAGCATTTATTCTTATGGTGATAACGCTTGCTGTAAATATCGTTTCACAATGGATGGTCAAACGATTAAGTCTTAAATACTAA
- the dnaK gene encoding molecular chaperone DnaK → MGRIVGIDLGTTNSVVAVLEAGRPQVIANAEGSRTTPSVVGYSKEAELLVGQLARRQLVLNPRNTFANLKRFVGRGWDEMDDSSLSVPYTVRANEQGNVRVSCQVTEREYAPEELVASIIRKLVDDAATYLGEPVEAAVVTVPAYFNDAQRQATRDAGRLAGITVERILNEPTAAALAYGFDRSAARRVLVFDLGGGTFDVSLMRVANGVFDVKATCGDTQLGGNDFDQRIVDWLAEAFKTKHGLDLRRDRQALQRLIEAAEKAKQELSGVLSTPISLPFIATGPDGPLHIETSLDRPTFEGLCPDLLDRLLNPVQTALRDSGWSADDVDDVVLVGGGTRMPMVQQLLRTLVASEPCQSVNPDEVVAVGGAVQAGILTGELRDLMLNDVTPLSLGLETVGGLMKVLIPRNTPIPVRQSDVFSTSEANQSSVEIHVWQGERQLAADNKSLGRFRLSGIPPAPRGVPQVQVAFDIDANGLLQVSATDRTTGRKQSVNIQGGSTLNEEELQALLAEAEAKAGEDRRRRASIDRRNSALTLVGQAERRLRDAALELGPYGAERQQRAVETAMRDVQDLLEQNDLQELELAVASLQEALFGLNRRISSERRTDANPLQGIRNTLGSLKDELFSDDDWDEDPWNSPARSSDGRRIYRGRELNPWDDDFYR, encoded by the coding sequence ATGGGGCGGATTGTTGGCATAGACCTAGGGACAACAAACTCCGTTGTGGCGGTGCTTGAGGCTGGTCGCCCTCAAGTGATCGCTAATGCGGAGGGCAGTCGCACGACTCCCTCAGTAGTGGGTTACAGCAAAGAAGCAGAGCTACTTGTCGGTCAATTAGCACGTCGCCAGTTGGTGCTCAATCCAAGAAATACCTTTGCCAATCTCAAGCGCTTCGTGGGACGAGGCTGGGATGAAATGGATGACAGCAGTCTCTCTGTTCCATACACCGTAAGGGCCAATGAACAGGGGAACGTGCGTGTCTCCTGTCAAGTGACGGAGCGTGAATATGCACCCGAAGAACTTGTGGCCAGCATCATTCGCAAGCTTGTGGATGATGCGGCGACATATCTAGGAGAGCCTGTTGAGGCTGCTGTAGTGACAGTACCTGCCTATTTCAATGATGCCCAACGTCAGGCGACTCGTGATGCCGGCAGGCTCGCTGGAATCACAGTGGAACGGATCCTCAACGAGCCCACTGCTGCTGCACTTGCCTATGGCTTTGATCGCAGTGCCGCTCGCCGTGTTCTTGTCTTCGATCTGGGTGGCGGGACGTTTGATGTCTCACTGATGCGTGTCGCTAATGGTGTTTTTGATGTCAAGGCCACATGTGGTGATACACAACTAGGTGGCAATGATTTCGATCAGCGGATTGTTGACTGGCTCGCTGAAGCTTTTAAGACCAAGCACGGCCTCGATTTACGCCGTGATCGCCAGGCACTGCAACGCTTGATTGAAGCAGCAGAAAAAGCCAAGCAGGAACTCTCTGGTGTGCTTAGTACTCCGATTTCTTTGCCTTTTATCGCAACGGGGCCTGATGGCCCTCTTCATATCGAGACCAGTCTTGATCGCCCCACATTTGAAGGCCTTTGCCCCGACCTTCTCGACCGTCTTCTGAATCCAGTGCAGACAGCTCTGCGTGATTCTGGCTGGTCTGCTGATGATGTTGATGATGTTGTGCTTGTTGGAGGTGGCACCAGAATGCCGATGGTTCAGCAATTGCTGCGAACCCTCGTTGCCAGTGAACCGTGTCAATCTGTCAACCCTGACGAAGTCGTGGCTGTTGGCGGAGCTGTTCAGGCCGGAATCCTTACCGGTGAGCTTCGAGATCTGATGCTCAACGATGTCACTCCCCTTTCATTAGGGCTGGAAACCGTTGGTGGGTTGATGAAAGTGCTGATCCCACGAAATACACCAATACCAGTGCGCCAATCCGACGTGTTCAGCACCTCAGAGGCCAACCAATCGTCTGTTGAAATTCATGTCTGGCAGGGTGAACGTCAGTTGGCAGCAGATAACAAGTCTTTGGGTCGCTTTCGCCTGTCTGGCATTCCACCTGCACCAAGAGGTGTTCCCCAGGTGCAGGTGGCTTTTGATATTGATGCCAATGGTCTCTTGCAAGTGAGTGCAACTGATCGCACCACAGGCCGCAAGCAATCTGTGAATATTCAGGGAGGTTCCACCCTTAACGAAGAGGAATTGCAAGCCTTGCTCGCCGAAGCTGAAGCCAAGGCAGGAGAAGATCGTCGTCGTCGTGCATCAATTGATCGTCGTAATAGTGCACTCACACTTGTTGGTCAAGCTGAACGAAGACTTCGCGATGCAGCTTTGGAGTTGGGCCCCTATGGGGCTGAGCGGCAGCAGCGGGCTGTAGAGACAGCGATGCGCGATGTGCAAGACCTGCTTGAGCAGAACGATCTACAGGAACTTGAGCTTGCTGTTGCTTCTCTTCAGGAAGCCCTTTTTGGCTTGAATCGACGAATTTCATCAGAACGGCGTACTGACGCCAATCCACTCCAGGGCATACGTAACACTCTTGGCTCGTTGAAAGATGAGCTCTTCTCAGATGATGACTGGGATGAAGATCCTTGGAACAGCCCTGCCCGGTCGTCCGACGGCCGACGCATCTACAGGGGACGTGAGCTAAATCCCTGGGACGATGACTTCTACCGCTAA
- a CDS encoding DnaJ domain-containing protein — protein MTSTAKPDYWSLLGVSPDSDASQLKRAFRREARRWHPDLNGNDYHAEERFKLVNEAYAVLSDPRRRAAWQGSMSTEQAITDPFAVGFPTFDEYLEVVLGLERTDEQPVDVAYPFPSEHVDWPATSPPPPPPPVQASDDLETLVELTPEQALYGTSVDLELDDGTLLEVDTPPLAGDGWRLRLVGVAPGGRDHFLQLRVQTEDRLRIDGLRVLYRLELFPPDAALGCAVDVPTLSGPVTLQVPPASSSGRLLRLRGRGLELDGRRGDQLVEIVVVIPAELAEAERALYRRLQELALDPENL, from the coding sequence ATGACTTCTACCGCTAAACCGGATTACTGGTCTTTGCTAGGTGTCTCTCCAGACAGTGACGCCTCCCAGCTCAAAAGGGCATTTCGTCGCGAAGCACGGCGATGGCATCCAGACCTCAATGGCAATGATTACCACGCCGAAGAACGCTTCAAATTGGTTAATGAGGCCTATGCAGTTCTCAGTGATCCAAGACGTCGGGCTGCTTGGCAGGGATCGATGTCGACAGAGCAAGCCATTACTGATCCTTTCGCAGTTGGTTTTCCAACTTTCGATGAGTATCTGGAAGTGGTGCTCGGTTTGGAGCGCACAGACGAACAGCCTGTTGACGTTGCTTACCCTTTCCCCTCAGAACATGTCGACTGGCCTGCGACGTCTCCACCACCACCTCCTCCTCCCGTACAGGCCAGTGATGATCTCGAGACGTTGGTCGAGTTGACCCCTGAGCAAGCCCTCTATGGGACTTCAGTGGATCTTGAGCTCGATGACGGTACTCTTTTAGAGGTTGACACACCGCCTTTGGCTGGCGATGGCTGGCGGTTGCGTCTTGTGGGCGTAGCCCCTGGAGGAAGGGACCACTTCCTTCAGTTGCGCGTTCAAACAGAAGACAGACTGAGGATTGACGGACTTCGTGTGCTTTATCGCCTTGAGTTGTTTCCACCTGATGCAGCTCTTGGCTGTGCAGTGGATGTCCCAACTCTGTCTGGTCCTGTCACACTCCAAGTGCCTCCAGCATCATCAAGTGGTCGTTTATTGCGCCTTCGCGGACGGGGACTTGAGCTTGATGGACGCAGAGGTGATCAATTGGTTGAAATTGTGGTGGTTATTCCTGCTGAACTTGCTGAAGCCGAACGTGCCCTCTACCGACGACTTCAAGAATTGGCTCTTGATCCGGAAAATCTATAA
- a CDS encoding DUF3110 domain-containing protein, which translates to MRVYVLLYDAGKDNEGIHSLELAGKTAVLMFENADDAERYAGLLEAQDFPLPTVEEIGRDEIEDFCRQAGYEARFVEVGFMPKTDEERLLFAPPESNRDVSHWQDADHSVAASNGLDQQVESTDLEEIRKRLEGLI; encoded by the coding sequence ATGCGCGTGTACGTCCTTCTCTATGACGCCGGTAAAGACAACGAGGGTATTCATTCCCTCGAACTTGCTGGCAAGACAGCTGTGCTGATGTTCGAAAACGCAGATGATGCCGAGCGTTATGCCGGTCTTCTTGAGGCTCAAGACTTTCCTTTACCGACTGTTGAAGAGATTGGCCGTGATGAGATTGAAGATTTCTGCCGCCAGGCCGGATATGAAGCTCGTTTTGTGGAGGTTGGCTTTATGCCAAAAACTGATGAGGAGCGTCTTTTATTTGCTCCACCAGAATCAAATCGAGATGTGAGTCACTGGCAGGATGCGGATCATTCCGTTGCAGCCAGCAATGGATTGGATCAGCAAGTTGAATCAACAGATCTTGAAGAGATTCGTAAGCGGCTTGAAGGGTTGATTTGA
- the murQ gene encoding N-acetylmuramic acid 6-phosphate etherase, with translation MTNVFADLNLHPSDNRGHLLTEKVNPKSECLDQLTTESLVTLFCEEDREPQRAVAAAIPELIQAVEAITDRLRSGGRLFYLGAGTSGRLGVLDAAECPPTFCSDPDLVQGVLAGGSAALLKSSEGLEDIEQLGKKDLEERDFSPADCLVGIAAGGTTPYVKGGLAYAKEINALAIAISCVPIEQAELPCSIDIRLLTGPELLTGSTRLKAGTATKMALNILSTCAMVRLGKVFGNRMVDVAATNIKLMDRALRILHDLADVDRVRGTELLQASDGSVKVALLMHTCGLDAETAQKLLIEHNNQLRTALARCKNCIA, from the coding sequence ATGACCAATGTATTTGCAGATCTCAATTTGCATCCTTCAGATAATCGAGGGCATCTGTTGACTGAAAAGGTCAATCCCAAAAGTGAATGTTTGGATCAACTAACCACAGAGTCCTTAGTGACACTTTTCTGCGAAGAGGACCGAGAGCCACAGCGCGCCGTCGCAGCGGCTATACCCGAACTTATTCAGGCAGTTGAAGCGATTACGGACCGGCTTCGAAGCGGAGGTCGCCTTTTTTATTTGGGTGCTGGCACCTCCGGACGACTAGGTGTTCTTGACGCCGCAGAGTGCCCACCAACCTTTTGCAGCGATCCTGATCTTGTTCAGGGTGTTCTTGCTGGTGGGAGCGCAGCTTTGCTGAAAAGTTCCGAGGGACTTGAAGACATTGAACAGTTAGGAAAAAAGGATCTTGAGGAGCGTGACTTTAGCCCTGCTGATTGTCTTGTCGGTATTGCGGCCGGGGGAACGACTCCTTATGTCAAAGGAGGACTTGCATACGCAAAGGAAATCAATGCTTTGGCGATTGCAATTTCATGTGTGCCTATAGAACAAGCTGAGTTGCCATGCAGTATCGATATTCGTCTTTTGACTGGCCCTGAATTACTTACAGGTTCCACGCGCTTGAAGGCCGGCACCGCAACAAAGATGGCTCTAAATATTCTTTCAACATGTGCGATGGTTCGTCTTGGCAAAGTCTTTGGTAATCGAATGGTTGATGTTGCTGCTACCAACATCAAGCTGATGGATCGTGCCCTGCGAATCCTGCATGATTTAGCTGATGTTGATCGAGTTCGTGGAACTGAGTTGCTTCAAGCAAGCGATGGATCTGTAAAAGTGGCTCTGCTGATGCATACTTGCGGTTTAGACGCTGAGACTGCCCAGAAACTACTGATAGAGCATAATAATCAATTGCGAACAGCTTTGGCGAGGTGTAAAAATTGTATTGCTTGA
- a CDS encoding peptidylprolyl isomerase: protein MDTDAGLIELDLFDDDAPNTVANFTKLVKEGFYDGLSFHRVIDGFMAQGGCPNTREGAKGMPGTGGPGYTINCEINSKKHLAGSLSMAHAGKNTGGSQFFLVHDAQPHLDGVHTVFGQAANMDVVLALKNGSRINKVTIQEN, encoded by the coding sequence ATGGACACTGATGCTGGTTTGATTGAGTTGGACCTCTTTGATGATGATGCTCCCAACACGGTTGCCAATTTCACAAAGCTGGTTAAGGAGGGTTTTTATGACGGCCTGTCTTTCCATCGTGTGATCGATGGTTTCATGGCTCAAGGTGGCTGCCCAAATACTCGTGAGGGGGCAAAGGGCATGCCTGGAACCGGTGGGCCTGGCTATACGATTAATTGTGAAATAAATAGCAAAAAGCATCTCGCCGGTTCTCTTTCTATGGCTCATGCAGGAAAGAACACTGGTGGAAGTCAATTCTTTCTTGTCCATGATGCTCAGCCTCATCTCGATGGTGTGCATACCGTTTTCGGTCAGGCTGCCAACATGGATGTGGTCTTAGCCTTAAAGAACGGCTCTAGGATCAATAAAGTAACCATTCAAGAGAATTGA
- the ribBA gene encoding bifunctional 3,4-dihydroxy-2-butanone-4-phosphate synthase/GTP cyclohydrolase II gives MVLKQSDGLKTAVARSADNRYSAASNLRNVRGWRARGTFHCLHRTPADRTGVDNEPSTFIPKALRTSPIPAESVEIRFDEISDALAAIRNGECVVVVDDERRENEGDLICAAQFATPEQINFMATEARGLICLAMQGSRLDQLDLPLMVDRNTDANQTAFTVSIDAGPEKGVSTGISAEDRARTIQVALHPETRPRDLRRPGHIFPLRASQGGVLKRAGHTESAVDLSQLAGLAPAGVICEIQNSDGSMARLPQLQNYARRWGLKLINIADLIRYRLENERFVYRQATADLPSLFGSFQAIGYLNGLDGSEHIALVKGDPRKLKEPVLVRMHSECLTGDAFGSLRCDCRPQLEAALARIEQEGEGVVVYLRQEGRGIGLINKLKAYSLQDGGLDTVEANESLGFPADLRNYGVGAQILTDLGIHRLRLLTNNPRKIAGLGGYGLQVESRVPLVICPGDHNAAYLAVKREKLGHLIDAGKSENKAPEVGPFVVVAWDGEVNGETLAKLRTRAHDWAKSNELELIAESSPRLLALWDRPLFVWRVCPRVKTSSEVSSDPLKKASLELLLQELIQWSGSRRIGLLRTDRAEQAMHPPQDLKREERSLATLFKDDFSPLKDWDATSFPNLILWS, from the coding sequence ATGGTCCTCAAGCAATCTGATGGTTTGAAGACCGCCGTAGCCCGTAGCGCCGATAACCGCTACTCGGCTGCCTCGAACCTGAGAAATGTCAGAGGCTGGAGAGCGAGGGGGACTTTCCATTGCCTTCATCGGACGCCGGCTGATCGTACTGGTGTCGATAATGAACCCAGTACGTTCATCCCTAAGGCCCTGAGGACATCTCCTATACCCGCTGAATCGGTCGAGATCCGCTTCGACGAAATTTCTGATGCACTTGCCGCGATCCGAAACGGTGAATGCGTTGTGGTTGTTGATGATGAGCGCAGAGAAAACGAGGGCGACCTAATTTGTGCTGCTCAGTTCGCTACGCCTGAGCAAATCAATTTCATGGCCACAGAGGCTCGTGGTCTGATCTGCCTTGCGATGCAAGGCAGTCGCCTAGATCAACTTGACCTGCCGCTGATGGTTGATCGCAACACAGATGCCAACCAAACGGCTTTTACCGTAAGCATCGATGCAGGGCCTGAAAAAGGGGTTTCTACCGGTATTTCAGCGGAGGATCGAGCGCGCACGATTCAAGTGGCCCTACATCCGGAGACTCGTCCAAGAGACCTACGCCGCCCAGGACATATTTTCCCCCTTAGAGCGAGTCAAGGAGGTGTTCTCAAAAGGGCTGGACATACAGAATCCGCCGTGGATTTGTCACAGCTGGCAGGGCTTGCTCCAGCTGGCGTGATCTGCGAGATCCAAAACTCAGACGGATCAATGGCAAGACTGCCGCAATTGCAAAACTATGCGCGGCGTTGGGGACTCAAGCTCATCAACATCGCCGATCTGATTCGTTACCGTCTTGAGAACGAACGCTTTGTATACCGTCAAGCCACTGCCGATTTACCAAGTCTCTTTGGCAGTTTTCAGGCAATCGGCTATTTAAATGGTTTGGATGGATCGGAACACATTGCTCTTGTCAAGGGCGATCCACGAAAACTGAAAGAACCAGTTTTAGTGCGCATGCACTCCGAATGTCTTACGGGAGATGCTTTTGGATCACTGCGCTGCGATTGTCGCCCCCAACTTGAGGCAGCGTTAGCTCGCATCGAACAAGAAGGTGAAGGCGTGGTTGTTTATCTCCGCCAGGAAGGTCGCGGCATTGGACTAATTAACAAATTAAAGGCCTATAGCCTTCAAGATGGCGGTCTAGACACTGTGGAAGCCAATGAAAGTTTGGGTTTCCCTGCAGATCTGCGCAACTATGGGGTTGGTGCTCAAATTCTCACTGACCTTGGCATCCACCGTTTACGTCTACTTACAAACAACCCACGCAAAATTGCTGGACTGGGTGGATATGGCTTACAAGTCGAAAGTCGTGTCCCCCTAGTGATCTGTCCTGGAGATCACAACGCCGCTTATTTAGCTGTTAAGCGGGAAAAACTTGGACACTTGATTGATGCTGGCAAATCAGAGAATAAAGCTCCAGAAGTTGGACCTTTTGTTGTGGTTGCCTGGGACGGTGAGGTGAACGGAGAGACGTTGGCTAAGCTGAGGACCCGTGCACATGATTGGGCCAAAAGCAATGAACTTGAGCTCATAGCAGAAAGCTCACCCCGTCTACTTGCTCTATGGGATCGCCCCCTTTTTGTATGGCGTGTATGTCCACGAGTCAAAACCTCTTCTGAGGTTTCATCAGATCCACTTAAAAAAGCATCGCTGGAGTTACTGCTTCAAGAGTTGATTCAATGGTCAGGGAGCCGTCGAATTGGTCTTCTGCGTACTGACCGTGCTGAGCAAGCAATGCATCCTCCTCAGGATCTAAAGAGAGAAGAGCGTTCGTTGGCAACACTATTTAAAGATGATTTTTCACCACTAAAAGATTGGGATGCCACGAGCTTTCCCAATCTGATCCTTTGGTCGTGA
- the argC gene encoding N-acetyl-gamma-glutamyl-phosphate reductase — MESPPRSPASDISQVRGSRVAVIGATGYGGLQTIRLLEDHPHLHVTYLGGERSAGRRWSELCPFLPILDDPEVQSPDPDKIAEFADYAVLSLPNGLACQLAPQLLKRNVRVVDLSADFRYRSLEQWKQVYVHEAQNLNRDDVQLCREAVYGLPEWKGPEIAVANLVAAPGCFPTASLLPLLPFLKQGLIENDGLIIDAKTGTSGGGRVAKEQFLLAEASESIMPYGVVGHRHTSEIEQLASEVAGQPIELQFTPHLVPMVRGLLATVYGRLRDPGLTAEDCTTVLKAVYRHHPCIDVLPVGTYPATKWVKYSNKAVLSVQVDNRNSRLVLMSAVDNLIKGQAGQGVQCLNLMAGLPPTTGMSLLTFYP; from the coding sequence ATGGAAAGTCCCCCTCGCTCTCCAGCCTCTGACATTTCTCAGGTTCGAGGCAGCCGAGTAGCGGTTATCGGCGCTACGGGCTACGGCGGTCTTCAAACCATCAGATTGCTTGAGGACCATCCCCACCTCCATGTGACCTACCTGGGCGGCGAACGAAGTGCCGGCAGGCGATGGAGTGAGCTTTGCCCTTTTTTACCCATCCTTGATGATCCTGAAGTTCAATCTCCCGATCCTGACAAGATCGCTGAATTCGCCGATTACGCAGTCCTCAGCCTTCCCAATGGACTTGCCTGCCAATTAGCACCGCAACTGCTGAAACGCAATGTTCGGGTTGTAGACCTCTCTGCTGACTTTCGCTATCGCTCACTGGAACAATGGAAACAAGTTTATGTCCATGAAGCTCAAAACCTCAATCGAGATGATGTTCAGCTTTGTAGAGAGGCTGTTTATGGGTTACCTGAATGGAAGGGACCTGAAATTGCAGTTGCAAATCTTGTCGCTGCACCGGGATGCTTCCCAACCGCAAGTTTGTTGCCCTTGCTGCCTTTTCTAAAGCAGGGATTGATCGAAAACGATGGTTTGATTATCGATGCAAAAACTGGCACCTCTGGTGGAGGGAGGGTGGCCAAAGAACAATTTCTTCTGGCAGAGGCCTCGGAGTCGATCATGCCTTATGGCGTGGTAGGACATCGACATACATCAGAAATCGAACAACTTGCTAGTGAGGTTGCCGGACAGCCGATTGAGCTTCAGTTCACACCCCATCTCGTACCGATGGTGCGTGGACTGCTAGCGACGGTTTATGGACGTTTGAGAGATCCTGGATTGACCGCTGAGGATTGCACAACTGTGCTTAAAGCGGTCTATCGACATCATCCCTGCATCGATGTTCTTCCTGTGGGAACGTATCCAGCGACTAAGTGGGTGAAGTACTCCAACAAAGCTGTTCTTTCTGTTCAGGTCGACAACCGCAACAGCCGGCTTGTCTTGATGAGCGCTGTTGACAACCTGATTAAAGGCCAAGCTGGTCAAGGGGTTCAATGTCTAAACCTGATGGCTGGATTACCACCAACCACAGGGATGTCTTTACTGACCTTCTACCCTTAA
- the purN gene encoding phosphoribosylglycinamide formyltransferase produces the protein MNNLDKKEICLTSAASNPLQNSCYEKDAKRSLIWPPLQASPKFNPRLNLGVMASGNGSNFEALVKAIQNSQLDAYISILVVNNPNCEASLRAKRLGVPCVIHDHREFSSREELDKALVKTFTNHAVEGVVMAGWMRIVTPILIAAFPNRLINIHPSLLPSFRGLDAVGQALKARVAISGCSVHLVTPQVDDGPVLAQAAVPVLSSDDHQSLSKRIQRMEHQLLPLSVALAGQNWRNAAQN, from the coding sequence ATGAACAACTTAGATAAAAAGGAGATTTGTCTGACCAGTGCTGCTTCGAATCCTCTTCAGAACAGTTGCTATGAAAAGGATGCGAAGCGATCGCTGATCTGGCCACCCCTCCAGGCCAGCCCAAAATTCAACCCTCGCTTAAATCTTGGCGTGATGGCATCAGGGAATGGCAGCAATTTTGAAGCCCTGGTTAAAGCCATTCAAAATTCTCAACTTGATGCTTATATTTCCATATTGGTGGTTAACAACCCTAATTGTGAAGCAAGTCTCCGGGCCAAACGGCTAGGTGTGCCTTGTGTCATCCACGATCATCGCGAATTCAGTAGTCGAGAAGAACTGGATAAGGCCTTGGTAAAGACATTCACTAACCATGCTGTAGAAGGCGTGGTGATGGCCGGCTGGATGCGAATCGTCACCCCAATCCTGATTGCTGCTTTCCCGAATCGCCTTATTAATATTCACCCATCTCTGCTTCCTAGCTTTCGCGGTTTAGATGCGGTTGGGCAAGCACTTAAAGCGAGAGTTGCTATCAGTGGTTGTTCCGTTCACCTGGTTACACCTCAAGTAGATGACGGTCCGGTGCTTGCGCAAGCTGCAGTGCCAGTTTTGAGCTCAGACGACCATCAGAGCCTCAGCAAAAGGATCCAGCGCATGGAGCATCAACTGCTTCCATTATCTGTTGCTCTTGCAGGCCAGAATTGGAGAAACGCAGCTCAAAATTAA